From the genome of Clostridium sp. BNL1100, one region includes:
- a CDS encoding radical SAM protein produces the protein MYKPQDKINFKEYMEFCENNKNYIYTIDDGKVFHVDDKTLRLLQQSGRSYNEICENISDVFSRDELDGILEKMSKYNFITSGVLPKGEPSPKLTNDISTLTLLVTQACNLRCSYCYGEDGSYNDNGIMDIQTAKKAVDFLLTKTHQDKVSVCFFGGEPLLNFTLIKEIVSYCREKERETQKRIAFSMTTNGTKINEEISKYIVENSIRLQISIDGDRATHDTNRYYSDKTGSHHNVIKNTEYLRNLGLLDARATVTGKNMDLVSTYNYLKSIGFKGVTLSPAFNLLSDGEYDLLADAYRELYLYFEKFIKNREFDKVLENKSFMQEINQINSAMKRRVSCGVGRNLYAVDIHGNLFPCQRFVSNKDFKVGSIYENDDGQEEFVSKINIDNYEKCASCWVRNLCVSGCSHNNLSSTGDVNLPYEPFCKFTRKVKKEVIGIYLRLTPEEKKILFKSKTK, from the coding sequence GTGTATAAACCTCAAGACAAAATTAATTTTAAGGAATATATGGAGTTTTGCGAAAATAATAAAAATTACATATATACAATAGATGACGGAAAGGTATTCCACGTTGATGACAAAACCCTTCGATTATTACAACAGTCGGGCAGGAGTTATAATGAAATTTGTGAAAATATTTCTGATGTATTTTCCAGAGATGAATTAGACGGTATATTAGAAAAAATGAGTAAGTACAACTTTATAACATCAGGTGTTCTGCCTAAAGGTGAGCCATCTCCTAAACTTACAAATGATATAAGTACGCTTACACTTTTAGTCACACAAGCATGCAATCTGAGGTGTTCATATTGTTATGGAGAAGATGGTAGCTATAATGACAACGGTATAATGGATATTCAAACGGCAAAAAAAGCAGTTGATTTTTTACTTACCAAGACCCATCAGGATAAAGTATCAGTCTGCTTTTTTGGAGGAGAGCCATTGCTTAATTTCACATTAATTAAGGAGATTGTATCTTACTGTCGTGAAAAAGAGAGGGAGACCCAAAAGAGAATTGCATTTAGTATGACTACAAACGGAACAAAGATAAATGAAGAAATTTCAAAATATATTGTAGAAAATAGTATTAGATTACAAATAAGTATTGACGGCGATAGGGCAACTCATGATACAAATAGATACTATTCTGATAAGACGGGCTCTCACCATAACGTAATTAAAAATACCGAATACTTGCGAAATTTGGGACTGCTGGATGCAAGGGCAACCGTTACGGGAAAGAATATGGATCTGGTATCTACTTATAACTATCTAAAATCTATAGGGTTTAAAGGGGTTACATTATCACCGGCCTTCAATTTACTATCAGATGGGGAGTATGATCTGCTTGCTGATGCATATAGGGAATTATACCTGTACTTTGAAAAGTTCATCAAGAATAGGGAATTTGATAAGGTTTTGGAAAACAAATCATTCATGCAGGAAATTAACCAGATAAACAGTGCAATGAAAAGAAGAGTATCCTGTGGAGTTGGTAGAAATTTATATGCAGTAGATATACATGGTAATCTATTTCCTTGCCAGAGGTTTGTATCAAATAAGGATTTTAAGGTTGGGAGTATTTATGAAAACGATGATGGACAGGAAGAGTTTGTTAGCAAGATAAATATAGATAACTATGAAAAGTGTGCATCGTGCTGGGTCCGAAATTTATGTGTTTCAGGATGTTCGCACAATAATTTATCTTCAACAGGAGATGTTAATCTACCTTACGAGCCATTTTGCAAATTTACCAGAAAAGTAAAAAAAGAAGTCATTGGAATATATTTAAGGCTGACACCTGAGGAGAAAAAAATATTATTTAAAAGTAAAACTAAATAG
- a CDS encoding GPP34 family phosphoprotein, producing MKNLSFTQEFFLCALKPQGSTTLTNSTESSTCLLAGGLLELLMDGYISIDDKKKMFVNKDLSSDKMYLTPIYELIKNNKPMKVETIAEKYAFDFTLPNELFQSVGYSIVADGYVVEESNQGLFKNKVRFLPNESEVTKVVEKLRAEFLEEGNVSDEAIVLGALLNKSGLIKKYFSKYEMQKLNDRLKEIKQSEAGALIKQMVDYIDTWIAIIITSIV from the coding sequence ATGAAAAATTTATCCTTTACCCAAGAGTTTTTTCTATGTGCTCTGAAACCACAAGGCAGTACTACATTAACGAACTCAACCGAAAGTTCAACTTGTCTTCTGGCTGGTGGTCTTCTGGAATTACTGATGGACGGTTATATCTCCATCGACGATAAAAAGAAAATGTTTGTCAATAAGGATTTATCATCTGACAAAATGTATTTGACACCTATATACGAATTAATCAAAAACAACAAACCTATGAAAGTCGAAACAATCGCTGAGAAATACGCTTTTGATTTTACGCTGCCAAATGAACTGTTCCAATCAGTTGGCTACTCCATTGTTGCGGATGGGTATGTCGTTGAAGAAAGTAATCAAGGATTATTCAAAAATAAAGTTCGCTTTTTACCAAATGAAAGTGAAGTAACAAAAGTTGTGGAAAAACTGCGGGCGGAATTTTTAGAAGAAGGCAATGTTTCTGATGAAGCAATAGTCTTAGGAGCGTTGCTAAATAAAAGTGGGTTAATAAAAAAGTATTTTTCAAAATACGAGATGCAAAAGCTAAATGACCGTTTAAAAGAAATCAAACAGAGCGAAGCTGGAGCATTAATCAAGCAGATGGTGGATTATATTGATACATGGATTGCAATAATAATCACATCCATAGTCTAA
- a CDS encoding lactate utilization protein: MDQEISTLIQNLNRNNIAGTFVNNREELLVLLKKLIPVGSTIGCGDSVTLEETGIFQWLRNSDYRFYDKFVPGLSKEQKRKIYLDNFSADFFISGANAVTMNGEIFNIDGNGSRVAPMLYGPNQVIIVIGINKITSDVDSAIKRTRQIAAPMDAKRLRKNTPCTSLMRCIDCKHKERICNDFVLITGQFIKDRIRVIIVNEKLGY, from the coding sequence ATGGACCAAGAGATAAGCACGTTAATACAAAATCTCAATAGAAATAATATAGCAGGCACCTTTGTAAATAATCGTGAAGAATTGCTGGTTCTTTTAAAAAAATTAATTCCTGTTGGTTCCACTATTGGATGCGGAGATTCGGTCACTTTAGAAGAAACCGGCATATTTCAATGGTTAAGAAACAGCGATTATCGTTTCTATGATAAATTCGTCCCCGGACTTTCAAAAGAGCAAAAAAGAAAAATTTATTTGGACAACTTTTCGGCAGACTTTTTTATATCAGGTGCAAATGCAGTCACAATGAATGGAGAAATATTCAATATTGATGGAAACGGTAGTCGGGTAGCGCCTATGCTTTATGGCCCGAATCAGGTTATTATTGTAATTGGAATCAATAAGATCACAAGTGATGTAGATTCTGCAATAAAAAGAACTCGCCAGATAGCGGCTCCGATGGATGCAAAGCGGTTAAGAAAAAATACTCCATGTACTTCCTTGATGCGCTGCATTGATTGTAAACATAAAGAACGGATTTGCAATGATTTCGTTTTAATTACCGGACAATTTATAAAGGATAGGATTAGAGTTATTATTGTTAATGAAAAATTGGGATATTAA
- a CDS encoding DegT/DnrJ/EryC1/StrS family aminotransferase: MQASKKITNIPKWPFADKMEEEAVKEVLSSGSWWRNTGTQVKLFEKEFAQYHGCKGGFTVANGTVALEIALKSLGIGEGDEVIVPEFTFYSTVSAVLAVRAIPVLVDVKEDTFCIDPEKIEKAVTNKTKAVIPVHMAGQIADMDAINEVAKKYNLFVIEDSAHAHGAMRKEKSAGSFGTMSTFSFQNAKLITAGEGGIILSNDEKLLEHVLLEANCGRAEGDTTYQHVLIGGNARLSEVQGAILRVQLSRLSEQIKLREKNYKYLAEGLKDIPGIVLQKTDEAMTVHPHYMVMFYYDKNTFGGASRAEFVEYLKNAGIPVNRSYECIHKLPVFKTLPVDAWRMDGACANSQRISDEVVCLNHNILLGDEALINDILEVIRNFNS, translated from the coding sequence ATGCAAGCAAGTAAAAAAATAACGAATATACCGAAGTGGCCATTTGCAGATAAAATGGAAGAAGAAGCAGTAAAGGAAGTTTTATCATCGGGTAGCTGGTGGCGTAATACAGGAACACAGGTAAAATTATTTGAAAAAGAATTTGCACAATACCACGGCTGTAAAGGCGGTTTTACAGTTGCCAATGGTACGGTTGCTTTGGAAATTGCCTTAAAATCATTAGGCATTGGCGAAGGTGATGAAGTAATTGTTCCGGAATTTACCTTTTATTCTACAGTGTCTGCAGTACTGGCAGTAAGAGCCATCCCGGTATTGGTAGATGTAAAAGAAGATACTTTTTGTATCGACCCGGAAAAAATAGAAAAGGCAGTAACCAATAAAACAAAGGCTGTAATTCCGGTACATATGGCAGGGCAAATAGCGGATATGGATGCAATTAATGAAGTTGCAAAAAAGTATAATCTTTTTGTAATAGAGGATTCTGCCCATGCACATGGCGCAATGAGGAAAGAAAAAAGTGCAGGTTCCTTTGGTACAATGAGTACCTTTAGTTTTCAAAATGCTAAACTGATTACTGCCGGAGAGGGTGGTATCATACTAAGTAATGATGAAAAGCTGCTTGAACATGTGCTGCTTGAAGCCAATTGTGGAAGAGCTGAGGGAGATACAACCTATCAGCATGTATTGATAGGTGGCAATGCAAGATTGTCGGAAGTACAAGGGGCAATATTAAGAGTACAGCTTTCAAGACTCTCTGAGCAAATCAAATTGAGAGAAAAGAATTATAAATATTTAGCAGAAGGCTTAAAAGATATTCCCGGAATTGTTTTGCAAAAAACAGATGAAGCTATGACGGTTCATCCGCATTATATGGTAATGTTTTATTATGATAAAAACACCTTTGGTGGAGCATCCAGAGCAGAATTTGTAGAATATTTAAAGAATGCCGGAATACCAGTAAACCGCTCCTATGAATGTATCCATAAGCTTCCTGTATTTAAAACACTGCCTGTAGATGCATGGAGAATGGATGGAGCTTGTGCTAATTCTCAGCGTATTAGCGATGAGGTTGTCTGCCTTAATCATAATATACTTTTGGGAGACGAAGCACTGATAAATGATATTTTAGAAGTAATTCGTAATTTTAATTCATAA
- a CDS encoding DegT/DnrJ/EryC1/StrS family aminotransferase — MKVLARDGGTPFKQKPFPNWPIYDEREINLVTDVVKSQNWWRVSGSKVKEFEKKFAEFQGCSYCLGVINGTSAIELALSVFGIGEGDEVIVPGMTFISTGLAVTNCNATPVLADIDPDTLCMLPEKFEQAITPRTKAVIPVHMAGHGCRMEQICEIAKKNGIIVIEDAAHGHGGEWKNKRLGSFGDIGIFSFQNGKLMTCGEGGAMVTNNKDIYEKAYVIQDVGRPKNDVIYEHVIRGANYRMNEFQAALLLAQMERVNGLNRLREKHATELDKLFADVKGIKPQGREADATIFTHYMYMFYYDKSFFSGLPREEFVEYLKAEGIPACVCFPVLSNTKFFAENDFNGRNVNYDKKKEHDLTNANKAGENMVWLHHRTLEGDEEDLKEIVGAVKKIQNEFNK; from the coding sequence ATGAAGGTACTAGCGAGAGATGGAGGAACTCCATTTAAACAAAAGCCATTTCCAAACTGGCCCATTTACGATGAACGTGAAATAAACCTTGTTACTGATGTAGTAAAAAGCCAAAACTGGTGGAGGGTATCAGGAAGTAAGGTTAAGGAATTTGAAAAGAAATTTGCTGAATTTCAAGGCTGTTCTTATTGTCTTGGAGTTATCAATGGTACAAGTGCAATTGAGCTGGCACTTTCAGTATTCGGAATTGGTGAAGGTGATGAAGTTATTGTACCCGGAATGACGTTTATTTCAACTGGTCTGGCAGTTACTAACTGTAACGCAACTCCTGTATTGGCTGATATAGACCCGGATACATTATGCATGCTTCCTGAAAAGTTTGAACAGGCAATTACACCTAGAACAAAAGCAGTAATTCCGGTACACATGGCAGGACATGGGTGTCGTATGGAGCAGATTTGTGAAATAGCAAAGAAAAACGGCATCATAGTAATTGAAGATGCTGCCCATGGCCATGGAGGGGAATGGAAAAATAAGAGACTCGGTTCCTTTGGCGATATTGGAATATTCAGCTTTCAAAACGGAAAATTGATGACCTGTGGTGAAGGCGGAGCAATGGTTACAAATAATAAAGATATTTATGAAAAGGCGTACGTAATTCAGGATGTTGGAAGGCCAAAAAATGACGTAATTTATGAACATGTAATACGTGGTGCAAATTATAGAATGAATGAATTCCAGGCGGCACTCCTTTTGGCGCAGATGGAGCGTGTTAACGGTTTGAATCGGCTGCGTGAAAAGCATGCAACAGAGCTGGACAAACTATTTGCAGATGTAAAAGGCATTAAGCCACAGGGGAGAGAGGCAGATGCTACAATATTTACCCATTATATGTACATGTTTTACTATGACAAATCATTTTTTTCAGGATTGCCCAGAGAAGAGTTTGTTGAATATCTGAAGGCTGAAGGGATCCCGGCATGTGTTTGTTTTCCTGTTTTATCAAACACGAAGTTTTTTGCTGAAAATGATTTTAATGGAAGAAATGTTAATTATGACAAAAAGAAAGAACATGACTTAACTAATGCAAATAAGGCCGGAGAAAACATGGTATGGCTTCATCACCGTACATTGGAGGGAGATGAAGAGGACCTAAAGGAAATTGTAGGCGCAGTGAAGAAAATACAAAATGAATTTAATAAATAA
- a CDS encoding glycoside hydrolase family 11 protein has translation MLNKAKGKFKKLAIAAVMIASLLIPTTAFAGQTITSNSTGYDGDFYYSFWTDGGGYASMTLNGNGSYSTSWSNCGNFTAGKGWRTGTERVINFSGTFNGGNNGYLAVYGWTKDPLVEYYIVENYGSWTPPGGTSVGTINSDGGTYNLYRTQRVNQPSIIGTATFYQYWSVRTSKRSSGSVTTANHFNAWKSKGWTMGSHDYQIVETEGYQSSGSSNITVSEGSSTGGNTGGNTGGSTSGINLNSWQCNNRSSSLNSWTGAVGGWKVGDWIEFDNVNLSGATLLNFNLASAQSGSYKVVIDSYNGTQIGTLNFSSTGGWDTYTNQSCNLSSVSGNHNLYIICTSGTANVGTLTVGGSGSTGGNTGGNTGGTNGNVYLCFDDGPNNSNSATLINALKSAGASKATLFVWGNRISSNSTGWSAYTNSGFSLQNHSWTHSHMTSWSYQQVYNDLQQCNQAIVSAGKPAPTKIRLPYLESNSTIQQACSALGLTVVSPNVDTQDWNGASTQSIVNACNNLNANGNALMHDGYSTTNAAIPTIIQNLKNRGLGFAQY, from the coding sequence ATGTTAAACAAAGCAAAAGGCAAGTTCAAAAAACTCGCAATAGCTGCAGTGATGATAGCATCACTATTAATCCCAACTACAGCTTTTGCAGGACAAACCATCACCTCAAATTCAACTGGCTATGATGGTGACTTCTACTATTCATTTTGGACAGATGGTGGTGGTTATGCTTCCATGACTTTAAACGGTAATGGCAGCTACAGTACTAGTTGGAGCAATTGCGGTAATTTTACTGCAGGTAAAGGCTGGAGAACAGGAACAGAAAGAGTAATTAACTTTTCAGGTACTTTTAATGGCGGCAACAATGGATATTTAGCCGTTTACGGATGGACAAAAGATCCTCTTGTAGAATATTACATAGTTGAAAACTACGGTTCTTGGACTCCTCCAGGAGGAACATCTGTTGGAACTATTAATTCTGATGGAGGCACATATAACTTATATCGTACACAAAGAGTTAACCAACCTTCAATTATTGGTACTGCAACTTTCTATCAATACTGGAGTGTACGTACTTCAAAGAGATCTAGCGGAAGCGTAACTACTGCAAACCACTTTAATGCTTGGAAGAGCAAAGGATGGACAATGGGTAGTCACGATTACCAAATAGTTGAAACTGAAGGCTACCAGAGCAGTGGAAGCTCCAACATAACAGTAAGCGAAGGCAGCAGCACAGGTGGAAATACTGGTGGAAACACTGGTGGAAGTACTAGCGGTATTAATCTCAATTCATGGCAGTGCAACAATCGCAGCAGCAGCCTGAACTCATGGACAGGTGCCGTAGGTGGTTGGAAAGTAGGCGATTGGATAGAATTCGATAATGTTAATCTTTCAGGTGCAACATTATTAAACTTCAATCTTGCATCTGCACAAAGCGGTAGCTACAAAGTAGTTATAGACAGTTACAATGGAACACAAATTGGTACACTAAATTTCTCCTCAACAGGCGGTTGGGATACTTATACAAACCAAAGTTGTAACCTAAGCAGTGTAAGCGGAAATCACAATCTATATATCATATGTACTAGTGGTACAGCTAACGTTGGTACTTTGACAGTTGGAGGTTCAGGCTCAACAGGCGGAAATACAGGTGGAAATACAGGTGGAACTAACGGTAATGTTTATCTTTGCTTTGATGATGGCCCAAATAACAGCAACTCAGCTACTCTTATAAATGCATTAAAAAGTGCAGGAGCCAGCAAAGCAACCTTATTTGTATGGGGTAACAGAATAAGCAGTAATTCAACTGGCTGGAGTGCTTATACAAATTCAGGATTCAGTCTGCAAAATCATAGCTGGACTCACTCTCATATGACCAGCTGGAGCTACCAACAGGTTTATAATGACTTACAGCAATGTAATCAAGCTATTGTGAGCGCTGGAAAACCTGCTCCTACAAAGATCAGATTGCCTTATCTTGAGAGCAACTCCACTATTCAACAGGCTTGTTCAGCACTGGGTTTGACAGTAGTATCACCTAACGTTGACACTCAGGACTGGAACGGAGCAAGCACACAATCTATCGTGAACGCATGCAACAACCTGAATGCTAATGGTAATGCATTGATGCATGATGGATACTCAACAACTAACGCAGCTATTCCTACTATCATTCAGAATCTGAAAAACCGCGGCCTTGGTTTCGCACAATATTAA
- a CDS encoding radical SAM protein, protein MATPETISISLTSQGEYYTLSNRWVVRYDGNLRHPYTAYSIDRGTKYEINEISFLILKILESNCLTIECLSDYLRSKGLSLKNEETANLIHSLIEGDIIVKSENQLRIDSARYCGIPLKHSVPVTQTPFEAEIHLTRRCNLPCLHCAYNAGQILQGEIDTDLWLKIFDELEFLNTYHIIISGGEPLLYPGAKDLLRHLTSKRMRIELLTNGTLMNNDIAVYLSNPNFSTTVSLDGADKETHDLLRGSGSFNNVIKGIKMLSEAKALFHISTTLHKRNMQQMKEIVEKAIELGAVSISFLFLDPVGRAKHQRDLLLNSQDTKNILSTVQSLQEAYRNEININYLDPSKPEYKDIEVERNSKVFCNAGTTRMAIRSDGIIFPCVYGFHDNKYAIGSTKTQSIQEIWQQDNWLLFRGGIELQQLHKCRDCSFLGSCTLKICRLRSYYNTGDFFGVPSGCYKNEISEGERR, encoded by the coding sequence ATGGCAACTCCGGAAACTATCAGTATCTCTTTGACATCACAGGGGGAGTACTATACCTTATCCAACCGTTGGGTTGTGAGGTATGATGGCAATCTTAGACACCCATATACAGCTTACAGTATAGATAGAGGAACCAAATATGAAATAAACGAAATATCATTTTTAATACTAAAAATTCTTGAGAGTAATTGCCTGACTATTGAGTGTTTAAGCGATTACTTGCGGAGTAAGGGACTTAGCCTCAAAAATGAAGAAACAGCTAACTTGATTCACAGCTTAATAGAAGGTGATATTATAGTAAAGTCAGAGAATCAACTTCGTATAGACAGTGCTCGTTACTGTGGTATTCCATTAAAGCATAGTGTTCCGGTTACCCAGACACCTTTTGAGGCTGAGATTCATCTGACTAGGCGTTGTAATCTACCATGCCTTCACTGTGCATATAATGCCGGGCAGATCTTGCAGGGAGAAATTGATACAGATTTATGGCTGAAAATATTTGATGAACTGGAATTTCTAAATACTTATCATATAATAATATCCGGTGGAGAACCCCTTCTGTACCCCGGTGCGAAAGACTTATTACGGCACTTGACTTCCAAGAGAATGAGGATAGAGCTATTAACCAATGGTACATTGATGAATAATGATATTGCAGTATACCTCTCCAATCCTAATTTCTCGACCACCGTTTCATTAGATGGAGCAGATAAAGAAACCCATGACTTACTTAGGGGAAGTGGAAGTTTCAATAACGTAATTAAGGGGATTAAAATGCTATCTGAGGCAAAAGCTCTATTCCACATATCTACAACGCTACATAAGAGGAATATGCAGCAGATGAAAGAAATTGTTGAAAAGGCGATTGAGCTGGGGGCAGTGTCTATTAGTTTTTTATTCCTTGATCCAGTGGGAAGGGCAAAGCACCAGAGAGATCTGTTATTAAACTCCCAAGACACTAAAAATATTCTTTCTACGGTCCAGTCCCTTCAAGAAGCATATAGGAATGAAATAAATATAAATTATCTCGACCCATCAAAACCTGAATATAAGGATATCGAAGTAGAAAGAAATTCCAAAGTTTTTTGCAATGCCGGAACTACAAGAATGGCTATAAGGTCAGACGGTATTATTTTTCCGTGTGTTTACGGGTTTCATGATAATAAATATGCTATAGGTTCTACAAAAACTCAATCCATTCAAGAGATTTGGCAGCAGGATAACTGGCTTCTCTTTAGAGGGGGAATTGAATTGCAGCAACTGCATAAATGTCGGGATTGTAGTTTTTTAGGATCTTGTACTCTGAAAATATGTCGGCTAAGGTCTTATTATAATACAGGAGATTTTTTTGGAGTTCCATCGGGCTGTTACAAGAATGAGATAAGTGAGGGTGAAAGGAGGTGA
- a CDS encoding helix-turn-helix domain-containing protein, with protein sequence MSRQRPMEVIENAEYVTIGELVRLTGVRYSTLKFYTEEDMLHFEQAEENLTRRYKRAETLERILLIKKLKENGLSIPQIKEEIE encoded by the coding sequence TTGTCAAGGCAAAGACCCATGGAAGTGATAGAAAATGCCGAATATGTTACAATTGGGGAATTGGTTCGTTTAACTGGTGTTCGGTACAGTACACTGAAATTTTACACAGAGGAAGATATGCTTCATTTTGAACAGGCTGAGGAGAACCTGACAAGACGATATAAAAGAGCCGAAACTTTGGAGAGAATCCTTTTGATAAAAAAACTAAAGGAGAATGGATTATCAATTCCCCAAATAAAAGAAGAAATAGAATGA
- a CDS encoding DUF2200 domain-containing protein: protein MSNNKIYSMSVASVYPLYIAKAEKKGRTKSEVDEIIRWLTGYTQAEFEEQLNKQTGFETFFKDAPLLNPSRTLIKGVVCGVRVEDIKEPTMQEIRYLDKLIDELAKGKSMDKILRKSIK from the coding sequence ATGTCAAATAATAAAATCTATTCAATGAGCGTAGCAAGTGTATATCCCCTCTATATAGCAAAGGCGGAGAAAAAAGGACGTACTAAATCAGAAGTTGATGAAATTATTCGATGGTTGACGGGATATACTCAGGCTGAGTTTGAGGAACAACTAAATAAACAAACAGGTTTTGAGACATTCTTTAAAGATGCTCCCCTCCTAAACCCTTCACGAACTCTAATAAAAGGAGTTGTTTGTGGTGTTAGGGTAGAAGATATAAAGGAGCCGACGATGCAGGAAATTCGATATTTGGATAAGCTGATTGATGAATTGGCAAAGGGAAAATCTATGGATAAAATACTTCGTAAGAGTATAAAATAA
- a CDS encoding glycoside hydrolase family 11 protein, giving the protein MLNKAKGKFKKLAIAAVMIASLLIPTTAFAGQTITSNSTGYDGDFYYSFWTDGGGYASMTINGNGSYSTSWSNCGNFTAGKGWRTGAERVINFSGTFNGGNNGYLAVYGWTKNPLVEYYIVENYGSWTPPGGQSVGTINSDGGTYNLYRTQRVNQPSIIGTATFYQYWSVRTSKRSSGSVTTANHFNAWKSKGWTMGSHDYQIVETEGYQSSGSSNITVSEGSSTGGGDNGGNTGGGDNGGSTGSINLNSWQCNNRSSSLNSWTGAVGGWKVGDWIQFNNVDLSGKTYLNFNLASAQSGSYKVVIDNYYGTQIGTLNFTSTGGWDTYTNQSCNLSSVSGSHTLYIICTSGTANVGTLTLGG; this is encoded by the coding sequence ATGTTAAACAAAGCAAAAGGCAAGTTCAAAAAACTCGCAATAGCTGCAGTGATGATAGCATCACTATTAATCCCAACTACAGCTTTTGCAGGACAAACCATCACCTCAAATTCAACTGGCTATGATGGTGACTTCTACTATTCATTTTGGACAGATGGTGGTGGTTATGCTTCCATGACTATAAACGGTAATGGTAGCTACAGTACTAGTTGGAGCAATTGCGGTAATTTTACTGCAGGTAAAGGCTGGAGAACAGGAGCAGAAAGAGTAATTAACTTTTCAGGTACTTTTAATGGCGGCAACAATGGATATTTAGCCGTTTACGGATGGACAAAGAATCCTCTTGTAGAATATTACATAGTTGAAAACTATGGTTCTTGGACTCCTCCAGGAGGACAATCTGTTGGAACTATTAATTCTGACGGAGGCACATATAACTTATATCGTACACAAAGAGTTAACCAACCTTCAATTATTGGTACTGCAACTTTCTATCAATACTGGAGTGTACGTACTTCAAAGAGATCTAGCGGAAGCGTAACTACCGCAAACCATTTTAATGCTTGGAAGAGCAAAGGATGGACAATGGGTAGTCACGATTACCAGATAGTTGAAACTGAAGGCTACCAGAGCAGCGGAAGCTCCAACATAACAGTAAGTGAAGGCAGCAGCACAGGCGGCGGAGATAATGGTGGAAATACAGGCGGCGGAGATAATGGCGGAAGTACTGGCAGTATTAATCTCAATTCATGGCAGTGCAACAACCGCAGCAGCAGCCTGAACTCATGGACAGGTGCCGTAGGTGGCTGGAAAGTAGGCGATTGGATACAATTCAACAACGTTGATCTTTCAGGTAAGACTTACTTAAACTTCAATCTTGCATCTGCACAAAGCGGTAGCTACAAAGTAGTTATTGACAATTACTACGGAACACAAATTGGTACACTGAATTTCACCTCAACAGGCGGTTGGGATACTTATACAAATCAAAGTTGTAATCTAAGCAGTGTAAGCGGAAGTCACACTCTGTATATCATATGTACTAGCGGTACAGCTAACGTTGGTACTTTGACACTTGGAGGTTAA